A window of the Nitrosomonas cryotolerans ATCC 49181 genome harbors these coding sequences:
- a CDS encoding type II toxin-antitoxin system HicA family toxin, with translation MKQAGWKEIRVRGSHYQFSHPDYDYVVTVPYPKKASAKVSLRDSPINYQESNHDGYHL, from the coding sequence ATGAAGCAAGCCGGATGGAAAGAAATTCGGGTGCGTGGTAGTCACTATCAGTTTTCTCACCCTGACTATGATTATGTTGTTACGGTTCCGTATCCAAAAAAAGCCTCGGCAAAGGTCTCATTACGAGACAGTCCCATCAACTATCAAGAGAGCAATCATGATGGATACCATTTATAA
- a CDS encoding DNA-directed RNA polymerase, with product MTLSMWISADLQYGQVAPGVARSGAMQRVLVEYIKRHLFDDTNNTDNNNYSYDQMLVVFTKQLREFSASQLSVHSLRQAILTDEDIQAAKLVDLDSQQVPASFEVVFCVAIQGLCQALAESFVKELGFESENDEKYPDIATKFKQGRAAYTQVVYIIASLLQQGTWRWLRDHDVNDKTTKSEIYQLLAKVLLESLLVAMHGWIIVEKLRPDNEKWERYYIGVSSDDFTQRIKSFLTKLPYRYTLQPLRQAVQYEIGDINPIASNGDNFFCVELIKYRSTNNFLYQFHAGAIKTDYMAKQFKQYIKAINVQQAVPWRINLTVLHWAKCFNDLAKKYAIREKTNVEESEQAANPLVMDYDLNVAQLDSLREWIAKAFYEPDAAEKRKHFERSGEFLDHILSRQALDELSQITDEGSRTVFYLPWKADYRGRIYAETPWLTPQGGDMQRALFEFANGKPLNEQGISALCRHGANLVRRTQILSDLGITDRQVLTLDEREQWVVDHESEILASAKAPLQESFWRDVASKPMQFLAFCLTYQQWKNDPQKSIHLPIQIDGTCNGLQHISALTCDEGLARAVNVMPSNDNLPSDIYIELANEAVTTIGQLGKLRKLGVGIHEKGLVLADAWLVNNQNRQKWLNRDTAKKIVMTIPYGASETSQAGFVLEAIAELVFEEWRKTKEQENEKDTAIYNQFAQLIPWDEKGKGKKQKKFVINCSKPHYKALRKKAFCSDVIEKQEAWQELIELTALASYVALTIVHHLRFALSKKYPSVDKFAGWLEDIADACAGLPLLWLTPLGFPVCQDKFKLGGSSVTASLGTKKITIGVERLGDGVESSKQKSSLLPNLIHSLDATHLAMTLLDAKASGVTDIGSIHDCLLCHPNDAVILSQSVRETFVELYQRTKGNPPEPLKRWFDWMNLIEKISVLQKPNLILGALDETDGLGERMLRSSAAQSQNAEYALLILDKIRNLETSQRYLVRSLLEYMVETGVQKKNPKNFPPELFSMGDLILVDSNKKTPLSEYFFS from the coding sequence ATGACACTATCAATGTGGATTTCAGCAGATTTGCAGTATGGACAAGTGGCGCCAGGTGTTGCACGCAGTGGTGCAATGCAACGCGTGCTAGTGGAGTACATTAAACGCCATCTATTTGACGATACGAATAACACTGATAATAACAATTATAGTTATGACCAGATGTTAGTAGTATTTACAAAACAGCTGAGAGAATTTTCAGCTTCACAATTGTCGGTCCATTCCTTGAGGCAAGCGATACTTACAGATGAAGATATCCAAGCTGCCAAGCTAGTTGATTTGGATTCCCAACAAGTGCCTGCATCCTTCGAAGTTGTATTTTGTGTGGCTATTCAGGGATTATGCCAAGCATTGGCAGAATCATTTGTGAAGGAATTGGGTTTTGAAAGTGAAAACGATGAAAAATATCCTGATATAGCTACAAAATTTAAACAAGGACGGGCTGCGTACACGCAAGTGGTGTACATCATTGCTTCCTTGTTGCAACAAGGTACCTGGCGTTGGTTACGGGATCATGATGTCAATGATAAAACGACAAAATCCGAGATCTATCAGCTATTGGCCAAGGTATTACTAGAAAGTTTGCTTGTGGCAATGCATGGTTGGATTATCGTGGAAAAACTTAGGCCTGATAACGAAAAATGGGAACGCTATTACATCGGAGTCAGCTCAGACGATTTCACACAGCGAATCAAATCATTTTTAACGAAATTACCGTATCGCTATACCCTGCAACCGCTCAGACAAGCAGTTCAGTATGAAATTGGCGATATTAATCCAATCGCCAGTAATGGTGACAATTTTTTTTGTGTTGAACTCATCAAATATCGCTCTACAAATAATTTTTTGTACCAATTCCATGCGGGTGCCATAAAAACTGACTATATGGCCAAGCAATTTAAACAATACATTAAAGCAATTAATGTCCAGCAGGCCGTACCCTGGCGCATAAACCTGACAGTGTTGCATTGGGCAAAATGCTTCAATGATCTGGCTAAAAAATATGCCATCCGGGAGAAAACAAATGTTGAAGAAAGCGAACAGGCTGCAAATCCACTTGTCATGGATTATGATTTGAATGTTGCACAACTCGACAGTCTGCGCGAATGGATTGCCAAAGCATTTTATGAACCCGATGCAGCTGAAAAGCGCAAACACTTTGAGCGGTCCGGTGAATTTCTCGATCATATCCTGTCACGCCAAGCGCTTGATGAATTGAGCCAAATAACTGATGAAGGCTCCAGAACCGTATTCTACCTGCCGTGGAAAGCAGATTATCGTGGCCGTATCTACGCTGAAACACCCTGGTTAACACCGCAAGGGGGCGATATGCAGCGAGCATTGTTTGAATTTGCCAATGGTAAACCGCTTAACGAGCAGGGCATTAGTGCGCTATGTCGGCATGGCGCGAATTTGGTGCGGCGTACACAGATTTTGTCAGATCTTGGAATAACGGACAGGCAGGTGCTTACGCTTGATGAGCGCGAGCAATGGGTAGTGGATCATGAATCTGAAATCCTGGCTAGTGCGAAAGCACCGCTTCAAGAATCATTCTGGCGAGACGTTGCATCCAAGCCAATGCAGTTTCTTGCATTTTGTCTGACATATCAACAATGGAAAAATGATCCGCAGAAATCTATCCATTTACCCATACAGATAGATGGCACCTGTAATGGATTACAGCATATATCAGCGCTAACCTGTGACGAAGGACTGGCGCGCGCAGTCAATGTGATGCCGAGCAATGATAACCTTCCAAGTGATATATACATTGAGCTGGCGAACGAAGCGGTTACAACAATTGGTCAACTCGGCAAACTGAGGAAGCTTGGTGTTGGTATTCATGAGAAAGGACTCGTTCTGGCTGATGCCTGGCTTGTCAATAATCAGAATCGGCAGAAATGGCTAAATCGTGACACTGCAAAAAAAATTGTCATGACCATTCCTTACGGTGCGAGTGAAACCTCGCAAGCTGGTTTCGTACTTGAAGCCATTGCTGAGCTGGTTTTTGAGGAATGGCGTAAAACAAAGGAACAAGAGAACGAAAAAGATACCGCGATTTATAATCAATTTGCACAATTGATTCCCTGGGACGAGAAGGGTAAAGGTAAAAAACAGAAAAAATTTGTTATCAACTGCAGTAAGCCTCATTATAAGGCTTTACGTAAAAAGGCTTTTTGTAGTGATGTTATTGAAAAACAAGAAGCATGGCAGGAATTAATCGAACTAACCGCGCTGGCAAGTTATGTAGCACTGACGATAGTTCACCATTTACGATTTGCGTTATCGAAAAAATATCCATCTGTCGATAAATTTGCCGGTTGGTTGGAAGATATTGCGGATGCCTGTGCCGGTCTGCCGCTGCTATGGTTGACTCCGCTTGGTTTTCCGGTATGCCAGGATAAGTTTAAGCTTGGAGGAAGCTCTGTAACGGCAAGTTTAGGCACCAAGAAAATTACTATCGGTGTAGAGCGCCTGGGAGATGGGGTCGAATCCAGTAAGCAAAAATCTTCTTTATTACCCAACTTGATTCATAGCCTGGACGCCACTCATTTAGCTATGACGCTATTGGACGCTAAAGCTTCAGGTGTGACAGACATTGGCAGCATTCACGATTGCCTTCTTTGCCATCCTAATGATGCCGTTATCCTGAGTCAATCAGTGAGAGAAACCTTTGTCGAACTTTACCAGCGGACTAAGGGGAATCCTCCCGAACCGCTTAAGCGTTGGTTTGATTGGATGAATTTGATTGAAAAAATATCTGTGTTGCAGAAGCCAAATCTGATACTCGGTGCATTGGATGAAACAGACGGTTTAGGGGAGCGCATGCTCAGATCAAGTGCAGCACAAAGCCAGAATGCGGAATATGCCTTGCTCATATTGGATAAGATCCGCAATTTAGAGACGTCGCAACGCTATCTTGTTCGCAGTTTATTGGAATATATGGTAGAAACCGGTGTGCAAAAAAAGAATCCGAAAAATTTTCCTCCTGAATTATTTTCGATGGGTGACTTGATACTTGTGGATTCGAACAAAAAAACCCCGCTTTCTGAATATTTTTTTTCATAA